A stretch of the bacterium genome encodes the following:
- a CDS encoding CTP synthase → MKYIFVVGGVMSGVGKGVAVSSVAKILQSRGFRVTAIKIDPYLNVDAGTMNPTEHGEVFVLNDGTECDQDMGNYERFLNQDLPGLNYMTAGSIFQTVINKERNLEYGGRCVEVVPHIPLEALEKIKIAG, encoded by the coding sequence ATGAAATATATTTTTGTTGTCGGCGGCGTAATGTCGGGCGTGGGCAAGGGGGTGGCGGTGTCTTCAGTCGCCAAAATTCTCCAGTCCCGGGGCTTCCGGGTGACGGCCATTAAAATTGACCCTTATCTTAACGTTGACGCCGGGACGATGAACCCCACGGAGCACGGCGAAGTTTTTGTTTTAAACGACGGCACCGAGTGCGACCAGGACATGGGCAATTATGAAAGATTTTTAAATCAGGATTTGCCGGGCTTGAATTATATGACCGCCGGCAGTATTTTCCAGACCGTCATCAATAAAGAAAGAAATCTGGAATACGGCGGCCGCTGTGTGGAAGTCGTGCCGCATATTCCTTTGGAAGCTTTGGAAAAAATTAAAATTGCCGGC
- a CDS encoding cysteine desulfurase family protein, protein MKKLIYLDYAATTPLAPEVKKAMDPFWSENFGNPSSIYQSGIKAKNALGQARQKIAKILGARETEIIFTAGGTESANLAILGLNRAVQKTLKKPGHIITTKIEHPAVLNSALALEEEGFNVSTLPVDKYGLINSEQIKKAVKPETILVSVMYANNEIGTIEPIAEIGKLLKKINEERKNKKLPKIYFHTDACQAAGYLDLNVEKLGVDLLTLNGSKIYGPKGSAILYVRAGTPLKPIIFGGGQEKGLRSGTENVPAYVGLAKALELAQKNRKKESQRLKKLSQNLTERILKTIPKTFLNGHPEKRLPNNVNITILDIEGEALLLHLDQYGICASTGSACHSQTLQPSHVLQAIGLPREIIHGSLRLTLGKKTTQKDIDYVLKVLPPIVKKLRELSPVKIKGFV, encoded by the coding sequence ATGAAAAAACTAATTTACCTTGACTATGCCGCCACCACGCCTTTAGCCCCGGAAGTAAAAAAGGCGATGGACCCGTTTTGGTCGGAAAATTTCGGCAATCCCTCAAGTATTTATCAATCAGGCATAAAAGCTAAAAACGCCTTAGGCCAAGCCCGCCAAAAAATCGCTAAAATCCTGGGCGCCAGAGAAACAGAAATTATTTTCACCGCCGGCGGCACCGAAAGCGCCAATTTGGCTATTTTAGGATTGAATCGGGCTGTCCAAAAAACCCTGAAAAAACCCGGGCATATTATCACGACAAAAATTGAGCACCCCGCGGTTTTAAATTCCGCCTTGGCCTTGGAAGAAGAAGGGTTTAATGTCAGTACTCTGCCGGTTGATAAATACGGCTTGATTAACTCAGAACAAATCAAAAAAGCCGTTAAGCCGGAAACGATTCTGGTTTCGGTGATGTACGCCAATAATGAAATCGGCACAATTGAACCAATCGCCGAAATCGGGAAATTATTGAAAAAAATCAATGAAGAGAGAAAAAATAAAAAACTCCCAAAAATTTATTTTCACACCGATGCCTGTCAGGCGGCCGGCTATCTGGATTTAAATGTTGAAAAATTAGGCGTTGATCTTTTGACGCTCAACGGCTCCAAAATTTACGGGCCGAAAGGCAGCGCAATTTTATATGTCCGCGCCGGCACTCCTTTAAAGCCCATAATTTTCGGCGGTGGCCAGGAAAAAGGATTGCGTTCCGGCACCGAAAATGTCCCGGCCTATGTCGGCCTGGCTAAAGCCCTGGAACTGGCTCAAAAAAACAGGAAAAAAGAATCCCAACGCCTGAAAAAACTTTCCCAAAACTTAACCGAAAGAATTTTAAAAACCATTCCCAAAACTTTTCTCAACGGCCATCCCGAAAAAAGATTGCCTAACAACGTCAATATCACTATATTAGATATTGAAGGCGAAGCCCTGCTTTTGCATCTTGACCAATACGGCATCTGCGCCTCCACCGGCTCGGCCTGCCATTCCCAGACGCTTCAACCCTCGCATGTCCTGCAAGCCATCGGCCTGCCGCGGGAAATAATCCACGGCAGTTTGCGGCTAACCTTAGGCAAGAAAACAACTCAAAAAGACATTGATTATGTTTTAAAGGTTTTGCCTCCAATCGTTAAAAAACTTCGGGAGCTTTCACCGGTTAAAATAAAGGGCTTTGTCTAA
- a CDS encoding iron-sulfur cluster assembly scaffold protein, producing the protein MSSKIQTTMAKSKNIKKSDILGRGQTPWVYSKTVKEHFFCPKNFMKPEEEKKLKFNASGMVGSPACGDVMRFWLFIDPKTEKIKQCRWRTFGCGAAIGSTSMLSVMLTEKGGMSIEKARKIKPQDIVKRLGGLPEIKYHCSVLGDKALRNAINDYFRQTNQMKRIVPEEGRIIDPDTKTTDKDIEMAVLEGADTLEKVQERTKVGVANPKIIPEIEQLIRFYKEKYSI; encoded by the coding sequence ATGAGCTCGAAAATTCAGACAACAATGGCAAAATCAAAAAACATCAAAAAATCAGATATTTTAGGCCGGGGGCAAACTCCCTGGGTTTACAGCAAAACCGTCAAAGAACATTTTTTTTGCCCCAAAAATTTTATGAAGCCGGAAGAAGAGAAAAAATTAAAATTTAACGCTTCCGGAATGGTGGGTAGCCCGGCCTGCGGCGATGTGATGCGCTTTTGGCTCTTTATTGACCCCAAAACCGAAAAAATAAAACAATGCCGCTGGCGGACTTTTGGCTGCGGCGCCGCTATCGGTTCCACTTCCATGCTTTCGGTAATGCTCACCGAAAAAGGCGGAATGAGTATAGAAAAAGCCCGAAAAATCAAACCCCAGGATATTGTTAAAAGATTGGGCGGCTTGCCCGAAATCAAATACCACTGTTCGGTTCTCGGCGACAAGGCCTTAAGAAACGCCATCAATGATTATTTCCGGCAAACTAATCAAATGAAACGTATTGTTCCAGAAGAAGGCCGGATTATTGACCCGGACACCAAAACCACGGACAAAGACATTGAAATGGCGGTTTTGGAAGGCGCCGATACTTTGGAAAAAGTTCAAGAAAGAACCAAAGTCGGCGTTGCCAACCCGAAAATCATCCCCGAAATTGAACAACTAATCCGTTTTTATAAGGAAAAATATTCAATATAG